The window CTGGCTCAAGTGCAGAGTCTCAGCAGCACGGGTCAGGTTCTTTTCGTGGGCGATGGTCAAGAAGGACTTCAATTGGTAAAGCTCCATAAAAACTCCTTCGTTCGATTTTATCGAACGCTAACCTCTGAAAGTTCTATTGGATCTTCAGGATATTATCAAGTAATAAAGCACAAACAGAGCTTTGTTGGTTGCGTTTCTATTTCCTTTTCAAGTTCGATATTATTTATAATGCTGATGACATTCTGGTCAGCATGTTTTTCGTGGAGCCGCCGTTTATGAGTCATGAAGTCGAAAGCTGTCAACAAACGACAAGAGGCTGGGCGTCCGTTGTCCTTCGCCCGGCGGACTTCCTGCCGTCATCTCTGACGAATGCCTTGTCGTATCGCTGGCTGGTTTTTGCAGTGCTCGCCTGTGGTTATGTCCTGGTGTATTTCCATCGCCTTTGCCCGGCGGTCGTTGCTGTCGATATGATGAGTGATCTGCAAACGGGCGGCGCTTTACTTGGCTTGTTGGGTTCCGCCTATTTTTACCCTTACGCCCTTATGCAGATACCCGCAGGTTTGCTTGCTGATTCCTGGGGCGCAAGACGCACGGTCACTCTGTTTACCCTGATTGCCTTTGTGGGCGCTCTGATCATCGGATTGGCACCAAATGTCACTGTCGCTATTGTTGGCCGTATTCTTGTTGGTTTAGGTGTTTCCATGCTCTTTGTGCCGACGATGAAGATCCTTACAGAGTGGTTCCGGCCTCATGAATTCGCAAGAATGACCGGCATTCTCTTGGCTATGGGCGGGCTTGGCTCTCTCGTGTCAGCGACGCCCCTGGCCCTTTTGACCGGATGGTTCGGCTGGCGCATGGCTTTTGTTGCTGTCGCCGGTTTAACTTTGCTGCTGTCTTTGTGCGTCTGGATGGTTGTCCGTGATCGTCCCGCCGATATGGGCTGGTCGATTCCCGGCAAGGCAAAGGTTGGGTCCATGGTTGATATTAGTCTTGCGAATGGTGTTAAACAGGTCTTGGCTAGTGGAAACTTCTGGTTGCTGGCAGGGTGGTTCTTTTTTCAGTCAGCGGTCTTCTTCTCGTTTGCAGGGCTGTGGGGCGGACCTTATCTTAACCATGTGTACAGCCTTGACCGTGTCGGAGCGGGGCAGATCCTCTCGATGCTGGCCGTTGGCCTGATCGTTGGAAGCCCAATGCAGACATGGTTCTCGAATAGAGTCTGCAAAGGACGCAAACCTGTCTTGATTCTTTCAAGCGTTGTTACCAGTGGCATCACTGGCCTGTTGGTGTTTTCAACAGCAGGTCTCTCACTCAATACTTTGTCGCTGATCTGTTTCCTGATGGGTATGTTTACCAGCGCCTCCGTGGTGATTGGTTTCTCTGCGACGAAAGAGCTTTTCCCTGTGCAGATTGCCGGCACATCGATCGGCTTGATCAATCTCTTTCCGTTTGCCGGCGGAGCAGTTTTCCAGCCTGTGCTTGGCTGGATTCTGCAAAGCCACGAAGTCTCTGAGAATGTATACTCCGTCGCTGGCTATCAATCGGCCTTTGTCGTATTGCTCTGCTGTGGACTCACTGCGCTTTGCTGCGCAGGAATCATGAGAGAAACGATGAAGAACGGTCACCTGGTGTACGGTCACTAACCCTCGATACCGAAAGATTAATGCTTGTTGAAAATCTGGCAACTGGTTGCACGGCTTGAGGGTAACAGGTGCCGATACCTTGCAAAGACCGCGTATCCGGCGCGAGCAGTGTGGTTGATGCCAGGTAAGCCTACGAATGAAGACAGCAGCGGGTATAGGGGTGAAGGGAGGGCCTCCCAGAGACGCCTGAAAGCTTCAACCCCGGAATAATAATGACCATCTGCATCACGTGCCTGCAGCTTCTCCTGAAATTCATCTATTGTTTTGCCGAAAGCCTCGGCGTCGAAATCAGCACTCGCAATATTAACGAACTTGACACGTTGGTCTGCGATCGAACGATAGTAACGGATCTCGGTGCTGCAGACTCCGCAGGCCCCATCGTAAAAGAGTGTCAGTGGATAGTTGATCTTCATAGCCTGGTCCTCATCGTGTTCAAGAAGGGTGTGTTCATCAGATATTATAACTGAATTGGATTTTGCGTGCTTGTTCTCACCGGAGGACTGAGCTGTTTCAAGAGTTTTCTTTTCACTTTGACCTTTCGCCTTTCTTTCTGCATGCTATAAATACACTGTATGACAGATGAAAGAGGGCCATGGATCTTATCAGTCGATTGAATGCCGCAACCTTGATTGCCCAGCAGGAAGATGATCTTCCCGATTTTCTGGCCGTGCGTGTTTATGCTATTGCTGAACAGTTGTCGGGGAGCCCTGTCTTTCAAGTCGAGATAGAAGAATTAATAGAACAACTGTCTCTCTACGACACCTATGGCCAGACCGGTTATATCGGTATGGGCGTCAACAATTACATCCTTGAAGGCACGATCTTACGTATTGAAAAGAAGTTGTCCAATTGTGCCCAAGGGGCAAGGGAGTGAGTATGAAAGCGAGTATTGAATATTGCACGATGTGAGGTTATGAAGTGCGTGCTGTCAGTTTGGCGGCATTACTGAAGAAACATTGCGGCAATGATGTTGAATTGATCCCGTCGACCGGTGGCGTCTTTGAAGTTGTGGTTGATGGTGTGCTTGTCTATTCAAAAAAAGAGACCGGAGAGTTTCCCGATGAACAACAGCTGGTGAAACAACTGGTTAACTCATAATTGAAAGGTGGGTCATGTCTGAAAAAACGGTTTTGATTACCGGCGCCTCTGCCGGTTTCGGCGAAGCCTGTGCCCGGATTTTTGCTGCTGAAGGAGCTCGCCTTATTCTGACTGCACGACGGTCTGAGAGGCTCGCGGCTTTACGTGATGAGCTAAAAGAGAGTGCTGCCGGGGTTCATATTGTTCAACTGGATGTGCGTGACCGAGCCGGTGTCGAAGGGCTGGTTGAGTCTCTCCCGGAAGATTTTCAGGCGATCGATGTGCTGGTTAACAACGCTGGCCTGGCGTTAGGCCTTGAACCCGCTCACCAGGTTGATATGGAAGACTGGGAAATCATGGTTGATACCAATATCAAAGGCCTGATGTACTGCACCCGCGCGATTCTGCCCGGCATGGTGGAACGGAACCGGGGTCATATCGTCAATATCAGCTCTACGGCAGGCTCTTGGCCCTATCCTGGCGGGAATGCTTACGGGGGCACCAAAGCCTTTGTGACTCAGTTTTCCCGTAACCTGAGAGCCGATTTGGCTGGTAAGAAAGTCAGGGTAACGTGTATTCAGCCCGGTATGGCGGAAACCGAATTCTCCAATGTTCGTTTTAAAGGGGATGATGATAAGGCGGATCAATTTTATAAAGGAACAGATCCTTTGACTGCTCTTGATATTGCTGAGACTGTGGCTTGGGTGGTTGGTCGGCCGGCTCACGTAAATATCAATTCACTTGAAATTATGCCTGTGAGTCAATCCTGGGGGGCGATGACGATTCATCGTGAGGACTAGGATAGTCACCAATGCGATCAGCACGTTTGTCAGGGCCGACCCCGTACAGGGCTGGCCCTTTTTATTTTATCTGGTTACCCACTTCACTCCAGTAGCTATTGTCAGGATTAATAATCCTTTTTACCACCCGTTCGTTTCTCTCACTAGAGGCACAGAGGGCACAGAGCACACCTGATGGTTCTTTAAATGTCTCTGTGTTCTCAGTGTCTCTGCGGTCAAAGGTTTTCTTCGAATGGTCCGCACTCGAGCGAAGTGGATAGCAGAATCTTTTAAGCAGTCTCGAAATGCAGGGGCAACAAGAAATTCCCAAACTGGCAAAATGCATACTTCCAAACAATGCCATAAGAAAATAGTAAACCGGATGGCTGGATTCGAACCAGTGTCCCCCTGCTCCCGAAGAGGGTAAAGCGTTAATCGTATAAGGAACAGCCATCAGTCCGGTGCGCCGGGGAGCAACTCAACGCAAACCTCTAAACTGGTCAAGATCTCTCCAGCCCCAAACTGATGGAATATCGACACATCTGCCGCATCACGACCATAGGCGATAGCGATCCTCCCACCTTTCATCTGGTTTTGTGTGGGGTCGAAGGTATACCAGCGCCCGCCAACATAAGCCTCGAACCATGCGTGCAGGTCCATAGGATACAGACCATAAAGGTAACCAACAACCAGCCGGGCAGGGATGCTGATGCTACGGCAGAGCGCCACGCCAATATGAGCAAGATCACGGCATACGCCTTCACCACGCATATTGACCTCAGTGGCGGAGACAGGAAAAGGACTCGATCCGGGTGTGTACCGGATGGAGTTTCGCACCCAACGGTCGATGCTCGCGACTTGATCGTAACCGGGTTGCTCTCCGGCTACGATGTCCCGCGCGAGATCACCAAAGCGGTCCGATTCGCAATACCGACTGGGAAGTAAATAGGCAAGGACTGATTCGGGAAGGTTCTGAATCTCAACGAAATAAGCTCCCGGAGCCATGTCGAACTCATCTGCAGTCATGACTTCAGCCGAGGTGTGAATGGAAAAGGCCCCTTCCGGTGCGACCAGGCGCTGGCAGAGGTTGCCATAGCCATCCGTATATTCCACAACGGCAACGTGAGGAGAGAGTGTGTAAGACTCACGTGCAACCCATTGATGCGAACCGCTGCGAGGACGTAACATCAAGACCAAAGGCGTACATGCATCCATGTGAAAATTGATATCACATGTCGCTTTAATCCATGTCATAGGTCGAAATCCTGATGCTGATCATTGTCAGTCATACGAAACATCATTCCAAAGTTCTTGATTCAGTCGTGGTATCGGCAATCTGCGGGCTGAAGAACTCTGCTTGCACCGCTGCGCCAAGAGCGTTGATCCGAGTCTGTGTACTGTCGAGATATTCGTGTAATCCGTGCTCAAAAATATCTTCCAGGGAAGCAAAATTAAACTCAGAGAGCAACTTGCCAAGCTGTTGTTCCGCTTTGTTGGCAAAGGTCCCTCGCTGACTTCCGGTGATGTTGTTCATC of the Deltaproteobacteria bacterium IMCC39524 genome contains:
- a CDS encoding MFS transporter — its product is MRFYFLFKFDIIYNADDILVSMFFVEPPFMSHEVESCQQTTRGWASVVLRPADFLPSSLTNALSYRWLVFAVLACGYVLVYFHRLCPAVVAVDMMSDLQTGGALLGLLGSAYFYPYALMQIPAGLLADSWGARRTVTLFTLIAFVGALIIGLAPNVTVAIVGRILVGLGVSMLFVPTMKILTEWFRPHEFARMTGILLAMGGLGSLVSATPLALLTGWFGWRMAFVAVAGLTLLLSLCVWMVVRDRPADMGWSIPGKAKVGSMVDISLANGVKQVLASGNFWLLAGWFFFQSAVFFSFAGLWGGPYLNHVYSLDRVGAGQILSMLAVGLIVGSPMQTWFSNRVCKGRKPVLILSSVVTSGITGLLVFSTAGLSLNTLSLICFLMGMFTSASVVIGFSATKELFPVQIAGTSIGLINLFPFAGGAVFQPVLGWILQSHEVSENVYSVAGYQSAFVVLLCCGLTALCCAGIMRETMKNGHLVYGH
- a CDS encoding DUF393 domain-containing protein, giving the protein MKINYPLTLFYDGACGVCSTEIRYYRSIADQRVKFVNIASADFDAEAFGKTIDEFQEKLQARDADGHYYSGVEAFRRLWEALPSPLYPLLSSFVGLPGINHTARAGYAVFARYRHLLPSSRATSCQIFNKH
- a CDS encoding Rdx family protein, with the translated sequence MKASIEYCTMUGYEVRAVSLAALLKKHCGNDVELIPSTGGVFEVVVDGVLVYSKKETGEFPDEQQLVKQLVNS
- a CDS encoding SDR family oxidoreductase, whose amino-acid sequence is MSEKTVLITGASAGFGEACARIFAAEGARLILTARRSERLAALRDELKESAAGVHIVQLDVRDRAGVEGLVESLPEDFQAIDVLVNNAGLALGLEPAHQVDMEDWEIMVDTNIKGLMYCTRAILPGMVERNRGHIVNISSTAGSWPYPGGNAYGGTKAFVTQFSRNLRADLAGKKVRVTCIQPGMAETEFSNVRFKGDDDKADQFYKGTDPLTALDIAETVAWVVGRPAHVNINSLEIMPVSQSWGAMTIHRED
- a CDS encoding transglutaminase family protein, whose amino-acid sequence is MTWIKATCDINFHMDACTPLVLMLRPRSGSHQWVARESYTLSPHVAVVEYTDGYGNLCQRLVAPEGAFSIHTSAEVMTADEFDMAPGAYFVEIQNLPESVLAYLLPSRYCESDRFGDLARDIVAGEQPGYDQVASIDRWVRNSIRYTPGSSPFPVSATEVNMRGEGVCRDLAHIGVALCRSISIPARLVVGYLYGLYPMDLHAWFEAYVGGRWYTFDPTQNQMKGGRIAIAYGRDAADVSIFHQFGAGEILTSLEVCVELLPGAPD